The genomic region gggagtacctgtcggaaagttttaggacaaggtacgctacccggttcgacacactactgatttccacaatgctgctaatgagatcctttttgactagaaaaccgacaccaccctgggagaggttatcaccttcgcggaagtagagtaagttaccggactctagagttatcgtgtcctccccctgtcttcggacttcagataaccccagtatatgccagtttatatgacttaactctacttctaattcggcgaggtgatggtccagcctcatcgagcgtccattatacgttgccattttcagtcgctttatacggtagcctgccgtgaaccggtgatttttagcaccccctgccctgccgataccgcgaccgctaccttggtcgggcctagcgggcttgccggtaactgccattaagggaggggtttgcccatactcgccgcgctgggcaagcgtgttggcgagcgcagtaggggggtaagatgtttatgggaggggggacgctgctgcccatccccccttttccccgtccctcagtcgcctcttacgacacccacgggatatgattgggggagtactattctaagccggtactccacggcaactCCAGATGTTTTTGTATACCACCGagattaattttcatgtgcttaataataattaagcatcAATcaatcatgtgcttaattaaaattcagCGGTTCTTGTCTGCGCTTGGAATTGCAATCATCTGTTAAGGTTTACGCGTTCTCGTCACCGGGCTATCTCAGCTGACCGGTTTGATATCGGCTAGCATACGATTATATTTATCTCAGACTATTAGATCTAACAATGCATTAATAACATTtcttgtttagttttattaaacattcGTGATGAAAATACTAGGCTACTTGAATTACatttttgtgaaatttaaatacttatagtTTCATACAAACTGAACCACCATggttatgaattttaatcataaaaataaatctgcCTTATAATGTCGTGACTTGACATCGTTGTGGTATTAAATTTTgacgaaatgaaaaaaaagttattctacATTCATGAATTTCCTTAGTTCGTCTGacgtcttaaaataaattaaaaagaaagtaaTGGTGAAAGTTGGCAATTCTCTTAAAATCTGTGAATCAAAATATCTTCGAAAttcatatgtatgtaatattaatgaacGTAGGGCGTTTGACAACGACGTCTTCGCACTCACCAGAAATTAAACGTATTCATATGTATAATGTCAGATTCACATAATGAGTCCCCATTGTTATATAGGGcggttaatttaattgttaattactaTATAACTAGTGTTAAACTAAACGCCCCTTTAATTAGGAAGTTGTGAACAGCCAGCTCGTTAGTGAAACTTTATTGTCGAGGACGGAATAGCATTAAGtatgttacattttactttaaactGTAACTTTGTTATTTTCAGAAGTGTCATCTCAATTACACGTAATAGCGTGTTCtttattgtgtaatttttatttttttattttatagaataggcggacgagcatttggaccacctgatagtaagtggtcatcaatgcacatatacattggcattgtaagaaatgttaaccaccgcttacttCGCCTATGCGCGAttaaccttggtaactaagaagttatgtcacTTATGCATATAGTtctactctggctcactcacctatcaaaccggaacgcaactatactaagtattgctggttATAGGTAGATGGTACCTAACCAGGCAGGCTTGCACGAAGTTCTACCAGTTAGTATCAATatccatattttaattttaaaaagcgtttctggttttgtttttttaataaagtaataaaatttttgcTGTTTTATGCCATTTacaataatctaaaaaaaatgtctgtgaaaatttatttacatcagACAAATTCTAATACAAAGgcagataaaaaatttaatgaaatttatattgaattgtgTACTAATAATGTGAggaatatttcttaaatcgctaatgtccatgggcgatggtgaccacttaccatcaggtggtccatttatccgcccgcctacctataacataaaaaaattgtattcgtTTGTATTATTTGGTATGCTCGTGCTTACTCATAGTAATtgtcattgtaaataatatatgatcatTGTTACCAATGTACTGTCACGCTTGGAATCTAAATTGCTATGtcctttgtacctgtaattacgctggctctaTGACCATTTCACCTGTAACATTGAAGTATAAATCATTGTTGTTTTGCGATAAAATTAGTGATGATTAAGACCCGTTATTTAAACAAATGGACAGCTTAGCTTAATAGACTAGCTGGTGTCCCCGACAAAGTAAGTTTTGttacgattatatatataaaaaaaatcattttcctGTTCAGTTACTCTTTTATGTTTAGACTACGctcttttttgataaatttattcaaagcaCAGACGGTACGGACGGAGTAGTAGAACCACTTTATTACATGCATTGAAGATAGAAGacgaaattaaaattacttttaaatgacGATAATTTTTCAATGTCATTCTGTTTCAATGAAAAGCCAATGTTGCTCCGAGCTAAGCTTCATCTACCTGTTAAAACTACGAGAAAATCTGTTTAGTGATTTCGAAGATTAGCGTGTTCATCAGCagacacaattaaaaaaaactaattcttCGTGTTATTTTACCCTTTTATGATCGCCCAcgctagttttataataattttatttaatatatgaagaACTACTAATATAGTActattagtaattataataatataatataatttcatattaatcaaAGATCAcgaattcatataattaatttatctttataataattctcggtgataattaaattaaattaaacaaacaaagatTGGTAGATACACATAATAGATGTGTATCTACCAATCTGCTATCGAGTAGCGTGATGATATAATACTTTCTCGTTACGAAGATAGAAGGAATTTTCCCAGCTGTGAGACTGCAACGGAAcgccatttaaaatataaaacattttcaaaattaatacaaaaaatataccaaCGTATTCCCACTCAAAAGAAAAttcgcatatattttttatgacgaagttcgtttcttttttaatttgttttcttttttctagCTACGCAAGCTTCCTTTGGTGTGTGCGACAATCATATGGGCCGCTGCACTTATATTTGCAGCACCGGCAGCGCTTTTTTCCACAATAATCACAGAAGATATCGACAGCAATGTCTCAATTGTTTATTGCTCCCCATATCCAGCGGACTGGCATAATTATTCCAAGTGAGTCCTTatccttatattttaaatctaaattcaaatttattattcgaAAGAAAATCATTACGCTAAGTAAGTTTATTGATAGTCGAGCGATCGGTCGTtcctttacatattttttattaatctagcACAAGATGTAGGTTGGATGGTTTCTTTGATCACGTATAAATATATAGCCCTAACTAAATTATAGCCCTAGCTATAAGTTTCTCACAAAAAGTTACTAAATCTATGCAGCTGCTAGTGTTATTAACACCAATAATAACTGGAAAACAAGTGCTAGGACAAGCTGATAATATATTCaagttttaatatgtatgtaaaatatctatgtataatTAGAAAGCAATTGTGTATACATATGACAATTATAATGCAATATGCTTTTAAAAAACCATTAGCCATTTCGTCTATTAGTTTGCATAGTTAATTGAAACGTAATTATACACACTAAGACACTGTGTTATTGGAGCAAATACTATTTTCACTTTCCTTCTGTttcatattctttattattttttgtaagctTTGTGAATATTCGtctattagattatatatagaaatgagAATTGttccttttaattaaatacatatctgTGCCTGAGTAAAtatatagcaaatattttaatctacttTTTTGATACGATTTTGGTAGCAAGTATCTTATTTAATGttctatttctattttaatagatGGATGACTTTAACGAAGGCAGTCGTTTACTACGCTTTACCGCTTCTAGTGATTGCATTCTTTTATTCCTTAATGGCGCAACGCCTACTGGCGAGTACTAAGGAGATGCCGGGTGCGCTACACGGTGGGCAAGGCGAAGCACAGGCCAAAGCAAGAAAGTCTGTCGCTTGCATGGTCTTGATATTTGTCATTGGTAAGTACTTAACACAAATTACTATTACAAACATTGATAACGAACACATAATCctatattaatcatataatcttatacaaaacactttaattcaaattagaattttaatagTACAGATATAATAACAACGgctcaaaatatttttctatggattaaatttataatacacttCTACATAAATTGAAAACTGAGTATTAAGACTTTCAATTTGATAAATTTGTTCTTCTCGCTGactcttaaaataaaacgactATCATTTTAgcgttattattgtttttgtatgttATTCGATAGCTTCGCCGATTTTAAGctgatttttgtaattatattttattggatcGGAtcggatttattttatttgaaacacgaTAAACCcatattaatttgataatatatatatatatatatatatatatatatatatatatatatatatatatatatatatatatatatatatatatatatatatgtgtggaATAAGGGTACAAAAGtagtgaattatttatattataaagattgaAGGCGcccaatatatattcaaaaattaaatatcactcATACGGATGGAATAAGTGTGAAAAATTTACGTCAATtgcaaaatgattttaataaatcctACTAATACCATTTATACTTTACTTATATCCAAAAATCGGCCTGTTTATAGGACAACAGGCAAAATGATAAATTTTCTATTCGCTTGTGAAATACATTACAAAGATTTTGTTCTATCTCATAAACATTATTATGAATCTTCACTCCACTCTGAGAAATTATGTAATTCCACAATTtcgttgtataattttaatattcatacaaaGTGTAAATTGGTTAGCAAATTGCGTTCGTACATTGTTTTTGCCTTATACATTCGTTAAGGCGATGATTACTTAGTTAATTCTGATTAACTTACGTAAAGAAAAAAACGTCCGTCATTCATATCTAatgaatttaatgtttgttaaatagaaatttaattgacttgaaaatatatttgaattcttGCAAGATTCGTACCTTTTTCAACATTTATTAACAACATAGAATTATAAgtttacaaaaaatcaaattgaaaggcaattataataattcttattttataccTATGTGTGTACAAGAAATCTATAATCACTGAATACATTAGAAGAAAATCTATTCAgtgaaatttaatatagaatagaatagaaggcATATAATGTActgctttatattaatttaatattcataagacACGACATCGTTTCTTATATAAACTTAGAGCGAGATTCAAATTTGAAATCATTTGTATTTACTCTACACTGTACAACCTGTCCAGGCTTGGCACTGGTAGAATTAAGGTAGCGTTTATATTGAAGggcaaatatatatagaaaaaatcttgtttttttgGTCTATGCACCTAATTGAGCATATGCACAAGAACTCATCAAAGTTacatcacaatcggatgaatgTTTTAGTAAGGCATAGATGACAAACATACAGGAAGCTACTATAAATTACTACTATACTTTTACCGTAAATATGAACCTCAACGCGTGTAGATCGTTTTAAAACGTAATCAAGCTATACCGTTCGCATAAGTGCATTATGTGAAGTACCAATTGTGAATTTAAAATAGGAACTCAATGTTTAATGGAAAATAAGTGGGGTATCCATTTAAAAGCTTTAGAAGAACACTAAAGATATCTTATCCATTTCAAATGCTACTTCACTATTTTATCGATGACTGAATAATGCGGGgttggttttgttttaactttGAATTTTCAAACaagatataatttatcttatactAGTATCTGCCTCGTTGGTAAAGTGGATGGTTAAAAAGGTAGACcacaaggtcctgggttcaaacccctgTTCAATACTTTCCGTTGATTTTGttctgtaacagtaacagcctgttaatatcccactgctgggctaaagcttcctctcccttgtgaggagaaggtttggagcttattccacgacgctgctccaatgctggttggtagagtacacatcatttcaatgaaattagacacatgcaggtttcctcacgatgttaaattaactttaatttttctatTGAGAAACTATGTGTTATCTGGAAGTCAGCAGTGTAACATTCCCGTCCCtcgaaagcatgtaaagccattggtcaTGCAATCTGCTCTGTTCAATCCCTTTCCATTCGTGTAAGATTTGGCGTGCCATAAGATTATTAGAATGACGATTGTTAAAATATGtctaaattattattcgttttcaaagtaaattttatatatatataagaaaattgattgttattattatcaattcagTCATAGTAGTTATTTCATAATTACAAACAAGTATAAAGATgctagtaattatatttaatatgtgaaGGGAAATGACCTGAAATGGCCAatggttagaacatgtgaatcttgaTCGGAGATTGCGGGTTTAAATTCAGGCAAGCACATtggtatttcatattttttgtgtttatagttcatctcatgcttggcggaaaagtaaaatatcataaggaaatctgcatgtacAGGTAAATACTGACATAATGTAAGCACGTGTATGTGTAATTGAAGATTGAACATTGAAGCAGGGTGGTGACATAAGTTCCGAAACTGCTCCTCAAGACTAGAGAAGTCTAACTCCAACAGTGGGatgttactttaaaattacCTTTACATATTTACTATTAAGAAATACCTTtcgttcattatttattacaaaacgtGTATtccgtaaaataaaatttgtaaaccaTTTATAAGGtcgttataatgttataatagatTCAAGTTCTCCAATTTAACGTAATACCAAATTAGGATTAAAGACGAAATAGATGAAAAGGCTCGTTTAAAACGAATTATcagtattatttttctattgttaagaaaattgGAATAGCCAATTACGGTTCAGTGTAATATTATATGAGAAAGAAGCCTTTCAGAAATATAtactattgttatatttctttgGTCAAATTACCAGATAATGTGGTTTATATAGCAAcgtaatttatcttatttttcttACCGAAAAAACTCATTCAATTCAGTAATAAAGCTTTAATGATACTAAAAATATGACTTCGCATAAATAGAGGTTAACATAATTAAAGGAAatgataatttacataataatattcagtGGACTTCCCCTTTAATCCCCTCCGACTCACAGCGGGGAAGCGTCTCTTGTAACGAcattttttccatatatattagaattataaCTTTGATGTTTtctgtaattatacttatatacaaaatgaaattGTAGCAACCTATGTTTTTGGGtagaaactttaattaaaatgatgtgcattttaattaaagttcatTAGCTCCGTAAacgttttcaaaaatatataagtgtagTTATCTGTGTAATTATGACGTCTTTATTTGCAatcatttatacaatattacgaattgattacaataaaaaaatatataccaaaaaagtatatttgaacTACATAGTCGTGTAACGTCACAAATATTAGAGCCactcagtttatttattttatttacctaaaaGCTTCTAACGATGAGCTCTCGACTTTTAACACTGATTTTCACAACCGCTTGAAATATTTGACGCCTACGGCCGACAGGAACagtttaaaataagataataataaaaataatttatacataaaaaaataaatatatatgagatCAACACGcagcaaatttttatttttcaatttatcatTTTTGAATCTATCATTCACGCATATCTCATAcactgttaatattaaatagacgCCTAAATTCCGAATATCACTTGTCAATGCTTTTTTTATAGGGAATTCGATCAATGTATTTTTGCGAATATTTATGCCATATTACATATCGAGCGGTATGAGcgtatttaactttttattttttgtttcagtaTTTTTCATTTGCTTCTTACCGTATCATGCACTGGAGGTTTGGTTCTACATGTCGCCGACAGCTCAAAGCGACTATAATGACTGGACCCACGCTCTCCGAATAATCGCTTTCTGTCTAAGGTTCGTAAAATTGATGTCTTCTACTTTGCTGACAATTGAAAAAGATGAGGGTAAAAATTTATGAGTAATTTGCATCTCATCTTGGCCGAGGGAACTCGCATCAATAGCTGAGATGAAATCAGCTAGCGCAGTAAAATGTAATACGTATATGATAACGATATCGGTAATTATCTAAGAAACAAAGGAATATTGGTTTCATTCGTTTTATCGTATTATGTCTTTTTAATTGGAACACGTTTTTTGGAAAACTTTCAATggcttgtatttatttcaatatatgattattattaattaaggtatttttaactaaaaatttaaaaaattctcaAAAGGAGAAAATTTCTAAttctgttgtatttttttttgttaccttAGAACTCagttatttatgaaccgatttggaAAATCCTTTTTTGTTTGGGATGAAACGGGAAATTATCTTTATACACTCCGTTTCGTTTCGTCATATTTAATCTAGATTTTTCTTTTGAAGTTGGTtccatttttaagaattatgtcctcattaattaattaactatgtCACAGCGTATaagtaaactttaaataatatgttgtttTCCCTTTTCCTGTTATTGGGTCTATGAGCTCTTGATTTATGACATGACATACTATGATTCCCAGTAATTGTTTTCAGTTAGTAGCTACACATTCTTTTTAATACAGGTCATTATTTCATTAGAATCATAcaaatggtttattttatttctgtaacGACAACGGTATCTTCATCAGCATTCTTCTATAGAAAGCGATGATCTCCTTTACATTTGATTATGGATTTGTTGATGTATGgagttgtgtattttttaaagtaagttgGTAGAGAGTGCAGTTTACTTTGACCCGACTTTTTGtgcaatttaattttgttgtgcattaaagtataaaaataaattaatattgttttataaacaaacagTTTTCTCAACTCCTGCGTTAATCCGGTCGCCTTATACTGCGTGAGTGGCGTCTTCAGACAGCACTTCAACCGATATCTCTGCTGCCGTCGAGGCGCCCTCCATCCAACTTGCAGTTCTAGATTGTCCAGAACGGCTATATGCGAGACGTCCTTTAGAAGCACTCAACGCCATCGCTGTAATAGGTATGAATTGATTATCTTTATATCTACCAGATTTATGAACTCCTGCTTCAACCCGATCGCCTTGTACTCCATGAGTGACGTCTACAAGAAGTACTTTCTGCGTTATCTCTGCTGCGAGAAGGACGTACTTGAAACATCAAGTTTTAGGCTGGCGAGAAAGGCTGTTTTTGACACATCAATCGAAGAACCACAGCGACATTGCTGTAATAGGTACGAAGTTGGtacattcaaaattaatataaattataaatataaataaattaagcaaatacaGCAGCAAAAATACGTAGAGGTGAGGCAACaaatatactaatttattaaatatttccaaCAGACGAGGTAGAAGAACTCCTATAAATTCAATTGTAACTTAGCCTTTCCTTTCCTCGAAGAACAACAAATAACAACTTTTGCGTTTAGTTCtcaaattaacaaacaaataattattttaacaggaATCCAACGGAAAGTGTCGTTATATCTAACTACGACTACGGCAGCTCAAAGAAGAAGAACAACATCATATCCAGGAACAGCGCGGATGGAGTCACAATCATGACCGTCAGGGACTCCAATGATTTCTTGGCGGATGTCAATGAGAAATGCATTGATAGATaagtaaatatagataaaatatcaaCGATCGTCatattgttgtattaaatataacctTTAAGCATTTAACATGAACGGAAAGAAATacaagtataaattttatttatttccaattaAAAGACATTTAACGTAAGGTAattgatgtaaaataataaatttatgtattattaaatgtgCTCTAGTTATAATCAgatataaaatcatttgtaaatattaatactattatgtcaaagacaatttaaatatttatttgtaaatttatgaaTGTGTATTTTAAGCGATTTATTAAATCATGGCCGCACTTTGCTTGTTTAATTCGTGTTATGGAAACGctattcaaatacaaataattggatataaagtaaatattataattataaactgtttgtttataactaattgtttacaatataaataaataaagaatatttttcgaGCAATCACGA from Nymphalis io chromosome 11, ilAglIoxx1.1, whole genome shotgun sequence harbors:
- the LOC126772036 gene encoding neuropeptide CCHamide-2 receptor-like, whose product is MYAQSNLSTAMLGFNSSESDYTPYKERVETYLVPIIFAIIFIVGVLGNGTLVIVYVRHRGMRNAPNTYIFSLALADLLVILICVPFVSVIYTLESWPWGEAICRISETGKDISIGVSVFTLTALSAERYCAIVNPFRKLQLRKLPLVCATIIWAAALIFAAPAALFSTIITEDIDSNVSIVYCSPYPADWHNYSKWMTLTKAVVYYALPLLVIAFFYSLMAQRLLASTKEMPGALHGGQGEAQAKARKSVACMVLIFVIVFFICFLPYHALEVWFYMSPTAQSDYNDWTHALRIIAFCLSFLNSCVNPVALYCVSGVFRQHFNRYLCCRRGALHPTCSSRLSRTAICETSFRSTQRHRCNRNPTESVVISNYDYGSSKKKNNIISRNSADGVTIMTVRDSNDFLADVNEKCIDR